aAACAGCGTGGAGAATGCCGGGAGCTGCAGCTCCCGTGGGCGCAGAGGACGCCGGCAGCTGTAGTTCAGAGCAAGGCTGGGGCGTCTCCCGAGGCCTGGGGGGCTCCAGGCCAGCTCCGTCACTAGGACGATTCCAGGTAGCGGTGGTGCTCGCGGGGCGTGGTCCCCTTCCGGCGGCGACCCAGGAAGCTCGCTGCGCGGATCGATTCTCCCCGGCGCAGGGCGTGGCACTTCCAGGCCTCGGCGATCTGCTCCACCTGGGCGTGGGGAGCGGGGTCTGTCACCTAAGACCCGCCCCCAAGGGGAAGGGGGAGCACACAGTAGGGACCGCGTGGGGGGCGCACAGTAGGGGCTGGGGGGCGTCCTTATTAAGAGGGCACACAGTAGGGATGCCGGGCAGGTGAGGCTGGGTCCCCTACCGGGATGAAGGGCTCTACTCGGTTCTGCTCCTCCAGCGTGCTGAGTTCGGCGGCGTTGAGCAGAGGCAGCCGCAGCTCTCCCACCACGGACTGGGCCACCTCCACCATGGGCTGCTCCAGCACGGCCTGGAACACACAGAGTCCGCCCCGCCTCGCACCGCCAAGGCTCTCGGCTCAGCCTCccgcctccccctcctcctcccccggCTAGCCCGGGGCTCCTCGGGGATGCTTTGCAGGGGGGGAGCGCAGCCGCCTGGCCCAGGCCCGGGGCTCACCGAGCTGACCCGCGCCCAGTGGCGGGTGGCAGCAATAAGCTCCACTTCGTCCACCGCCAGGCGGTCACTTCGCAGCACGGGCACGAGGGCGGCAGCTGAAAGCTCGTGGAAGGCCGGCGTCCTCAGTACGTCCTAGGAAGGCAGCCCGGGTCAGCCCGGGTCCCTCccgacctccccccctccccctcccccgcaGGCGGGCGGTACCTGGGCGTGGCAGTCGATGAAATTCAGGCACCGGTCCCGTAAGAGCCGCAACCCAAAGGTCACCGCCACCTGCCCAGGACACCCAGCCGTGAGGTCCAGCCCGCTGGCAGATGGGAGGCGTGCTCCAGGCTGGACTCTCAGAAGGCCCGGGCAGGGAGCCAGAGCCGGAACCGGAGCCCGCGGCAGCTCCAACCCCTTCATGTTCCCCAGGAAACTGGCCCATCCAGGGATGTTCCTGGTTCAAAGCGAGCCTAAAGGGGGTCGGGAGAGCCACAGCGGCCGCCGCcccacgtgtgtgtgtgtggggggggggcaggatcCTGACCGTGCCCAGGACACAGATGGGCCAAGAGCAAACTGAGGGCTCCTGCCCCCTTGGGCCCTCGCCCGTCCTatataacaaatgagaaaaaccagCCCAGGGTAcgagaagggggggggggctcctGCTGCTGCCCCCGTGGGGGGTTCCAGCCTCAGCAAACAAGGAGTGGGGCTGGGCCTGAGAAGCCCGGCTCTGCTCTTTACTGAAAGAGGGCTCCTGGGGGAAGAGGCCCGATGAGCTGCCTCCTGCCCTCCCAGGCTCCATGGGGGCGGGACAAAGGAAAAACTAGGAGGGTCTGCACCCTGgaactgggccttgaaggatgggaAATCGCTGCAGGGGCAAAAGACTAAGGGCCCTTGAGGG
The window above is part of the Gracilinanus agilis isolate LMUSP501 chromosome 4, AgileGrace, whole genome shotgun sequence genome. Proteins encoded here:
- the BTBD19 gene encoding BTB/POZ domain-containing protein 19 isoform X2, whose translation is MGPPGGGSLASEHTHLMQGDPATFRSALRGLLNCTRFSDVRFVVGQDRREVLAHRCVLTSRCDYFRQLLGTELPNKAWQEEPVVLADVPAEAFLTVLEFLYTNSITLDRRTVAVTFGLRLLRDRCLNFIDCHAQDVLRTPAFHELSAAALVPVLRSDRLAVDEVELIAATRHWARVSSAVLEQPMVEVAQSVVGELRLPLLNAAELSTLEEQNRVEPFIPVEQIAEAWKCHALRRGESIRAASFLGRRRKGTTPREHHRYLESS
- the BTBD19 gene encoding BTB/POZ domain-containing protein 19 isoform X1 gives rise to the protein MGPPGGGSLASEHTHLMQGDPATFRSALRGLLNCTRFSDVRFVVGQDRREVLAHRCVLTSRCDYFRQLLGTELPNKAWQEEPVVLADVPAEAFLTVLEFLYTNSITLDRRTVLEVLISSLEYGLSELRELCVEFVVQNLDVELVCEALQVAVTFGLRLLRDRCLNFIDCHAQDVLRTPAFHELSAAALVPVLRSDRLAVDEVELIAATRHWARVSSAVLEQPMVEVAQSVVGELRLPLLNAAELSTLEEQNRVEPFIPVEQIAEAWKCHALRRGESIRAASFLGRRRKGTTPREHHRYLESS